Within Anopheles nili chromosome 3, idAnoNiliSN_F5_01, whole genome shotgun sequence, the genomic segment AATTACACCAACATTTGCAAACAGTTCCAGTTGCAATTTATCTACAATGATTTAGCAcgtccgtgttttttttcctgttacGATAGTTAACCGGCTTACTCTCTGGCCCTCCTCATAATAGTGAATTTCGATGTTACGATTTAATTCTAGCGATAGGTTCTTTTCCTGTTCATGTCGCTTGTGGATTTTCATAATATACGGATTATTTTTGTCATTTATACGCCCTTAAACGTCGTGAATGAGATTACAGCTTATATCTCCTTCTTGCCCTATTATTTCAACATCAATTCTTACACGATTCATCGTCCGTTTGGTTCCATATTCATTTATCTTTCGCATCCTTTTCGTCCATTTTGGAATTGTAAGTTTAAGTTCGAATGGGTATCATGTAGTAAGCTTTAATAATTCGTAATATTTTTGCATCATTCTATCGTTGTCTGGCCGTAAATGGCCATTCGATTCGCGCAAGCCCCAATGGATAAACAAATCATCGATCCAATCGCAAACTAAACACCATAGCTTCCGAGTAACATTGCTgcttaataaaacaaaacatacgaaGCATTAATATCGTCTGCCGAGAGAATAAGACAGGAGACCACGGTTGCCTGTGATAGTAGACAAAAACTCGGCTCAGTAAGTAATATTAAATATAGTTCATTATCTTGTTTTAGTTCACTTTAGTTACTTTCAAACTGGCCaagctttgtttttcctatcCTTCCTATTCATTTGCAAACATCTGCCAAGCTGGTACATACATTCGCTACGTACGTGCAGTTCCTTTTACAATGAATCTTTCATTACTCGCTCAAACACTAAACAAGAGACGTTTCCGCGAATAGAGGACTAACATCAAGTTAACGAATCTTAGATGTCACCTAATGTATCGATTCAGTTCAATACGGAAATAATGCTAAGGACGTTGTTAGCCCTCACTAATCATCGAATAATTATTTTCCTGCCACCAATAGAGGCGCTATTTTTTCGAATACCCTCTTGTTGAGGACATTATTGAGGAAACATTATCGTTTTTTCGCGATTTCATTTTGAAATTGCGGATTgacgatcctttttttctaacacAACAGTGTAATGTGATACCTACCGGATTATGCGACGATGTGAGGAAATGTTGCTTCATTTAGAATTGATCCACCAACAAGTCGCACACTTCTTGCGTTACTGCCTCTAAGCTCGACCGAATGGTCAATCGGAACATCTAAACagccaaaaaaatcatacaacaTTTTTATACGGATTGAATTGAACAAGTTTTACCATAACAGCCTTACCTGTGCTTGTTTATTCGGTtccaaacgaagcaaacatCCCACTTTATGTGCTTGCGTGTGAATTATTCCTGCACAGACCATGTTATCTGGGTTTGGATCGATACTGTCCAGAAGCTGCATGCCAAAGCCAGTGAGTTTGTTCCGTGCTCCTGGCAAATCAAGCGGCTGTTGAGCCTTAAATACGCGTTGTGCTCGCTGTTGCTCactgtaccaaaaaaaataacaccatcataattaataaattattgctACAACACCACCGAACATGGCATGTTACGTACCCTCCAAGGTTTCTCCACCGCGCAAAGAACGATTCAGCATTCATCTCGGTTGGTTCGAAGAACTTATTGATCGTCAATGGAAGATTGACCGTAATTTTTTGCTGTGCCCCACCGTTTACAcggaatgaaattattatggAAGGTGCGCCAAGGTAATGATCTATGCACTCTGCAGTCAGTAGTTGTTGAATTTGTGCCCCGGCTTCGAGCGTCGGTTCAACTGCCTTAATCTGCACGTTGAGCTTAAGCGCATCTTCTGCCGACCATTGCAGCGTGGGCACGAAGTTTTGCAAGGCTGTCTGCGTTTTGTTGCCATAGTACAATCCTAAGCGACCAAGATTCTGACGGAACTCACTTTTCACTCCAATCTGGAGCAAATcattttcaaacagaactCCATTATTTTTGAAGACAAACCTACGAAAAAACGATCGTTTAAACGCAAACACATCGATGGTGCGGATAAATTAATCTCACTTTTTGGAATTATTGACCACATTGCTGTTTCCGTTAGTCGTACTGTAGATGTCGCCCAACACGTCTATCAATGTGCCAGACTGATTGGCCGGTGGAGTGCTAAGTCCTAACAAATCTGAACTCGCATTAGCGTTGTTGGAACTAttggaaggaaattaaaagGGCAACTTAAATTTTTCGTACACATGAAAAGCAATTTTTAATTGTACCTTGATGTGTGATTAGTTTGAGCATTATTGTGAGCGTTGTGACTGTTCGGTACGGGGCTCTTGTTGTCGCGAATTTCCGCATTTTCCGGTACTCTACccggcttcttcttcttcaacacCGCTAGAATGGAGCTCTCTCGTTCCGGGAACGAGGGCATCTCCTCGAGAACGGTAGCCAAAACATCGGTGGAAGCAACGATGCTTAGCTGAAGATACTCACTCGCGCGTTGTTGCAATTCGGCATCCGCCGATCGCAAATTGCTGTGTTGCCGGAACACATCCTGAATAGTCCCGCGAATTTCCGGGAACAGGTTTATGAATTTTATGTAAGTCGATAAGAGCAGCGCGCGCGTCATAGACGAGCACAGATGATACTTCGAGTGGAGCAGCTTAAACTGCACCATCGGCGCCGATCGCGAGTCTCCCGCAATCAAGTTACCAAACTCGCCCAAAATGTAACCTCCCACTTTAACCATGTTTTCGTGACACGCTGGGGCCTGCAGCGCTTCGAAAACGGTCTTGGCGGCGTAGCCCTGCACCTCCTCGCGGTTGATCACAATCTGGATGACGCGGTACCACACCTCCTCTGACACATAGTCGCCTGCGATTCTGATCAGATTCAAGATAACGTCCACGTACCAGGTATAATCGGTGGCGTATTTCTCGGCCAGGATGGCAACCTTCAGTACCATTTC encodes:
- the LOC128723274 gene encoding AP-2 complex subunit alpha encodes the protein MAPVRGDGMRGLAVFISDIRNCKSKEAEIKRINKELANIRSKFKGDKTLDGYQKKKYVCKLLFIFLLGHDIDFGHMEAVNLLSSNKYSEKQIGYLFISVLVNTNSDLIKLIIQSIKNDLQSRNPIHVNLALQCIANIGSRDMAEAFSNEIPKLLVSGDTMDVVKQSAALCLLRLFRTCPDIIPGGEWTSRIIHLLNDQHMGVVTAATSLIDALVKKNPEEYKGCVSLAVSRLSRIVTASYTDLQDYTYYFVPAPWLSVKLLRLLQNYNPPTEDPGVRGRLNECLETILNKAQEPPKSKKVQHSNAKNAVLFEAINLIIHNDSEASLLVRACNQLGQFLSNRETNLRYLALESMCHLATSEFSHEAVKKHQEVVILSMKMEKDVSVRQQAVDLLYAMCDRSNAEEIVQEMLNYLETADYSIREEMVLKVAILAEKYATDYTWYVDVILNLIRIAGDYVSEEVWYRVIQIVINREEVQGYAAKTVFEALQAPACHENMVKVGGYILGEFGNLIAGDSRSAPMVQFKLLHSKYHLCSSMTRALLLSTYIKFINLFPEIRGTIQDVFRQHSNLRSADAELQQRASEYLQLSIVASTDVLATVLEEMPSFPERESSILAVLKKKKPGRVPENAEIRDNKSPVPNSHNAHNNAQTNHTSSSNNANASSDLLGLSTPPANQSGTLIDVLGDIYSTTNGNSNVVNNSKKFVFKNNGVLFENDLLQIGVKSEFRQNLGRLGLYYGNKTQTALQNFVPTLQWSAEDALKLNVQIKAVEPTLEAGAQIQQLLTAECIDHYLGAPSIIISFRVNGGAQQKITVNLPLTINKFFEPTEMNAESFFARWRNLGGEQQRAQRVFKAQQPLDLPGARNKLTGFGMQLLDSIDPNPDNMVCAGIIHTQAHKVGCLLRLEPNKQAQMFRLTIRSSLEAVTQEVCDLLVDQF